The following DNA comes from Acidimicrobiia bacterium.
CCACCGCAACGAGTTCATCGGAGGTGGTCCCATCGCCAGGGCTTTCGGCGATGCCGTAACTCGCCCTGAGCAGAGAGCGGGCGGGCAGGTCATCGGCGAGCATCGTCGCGACGCGCTCAATGACACGCTGGGTGCTGGGGTGGTCGGACCCCACCAAGGAGATGGCAAATTCGTCGCCCCCGAGGCGTCCTACGGCATCGCACGCTCGCAAGTTATGCGTGAGGATGCTGGTGAAGCCGCGCAGGGCATCGTCGCCGGCGGGGTGGCCGTGGGTGTCGTTGAGCAACTTGAACCGGTCGAGGTCGTAGAGCACCAGTGTGATCAGCTCGCCCGATTCCTGGGCGAGCATGAGTTCGTGATCGAGATGCTCGAAAAATGAGCGCCGGTTCAGGGCGCCGGTGAGGTCATCGCGGCTGGCGATGGTGCGAAGTCGGTCCAGGTGAGTGGCTCCGGTGACCGCCACGAGGGCCTGATTGGAGAAGGTACGCAGGATGCGAAGTTTGGCTCGGCTCGGAATCAGGTGGTCGACGGGGTCGTCGGCCCACACCCAGCCCAGCAGTGCGCCGGTGGTGTCGGTGAGGGGGACCAGGAGCCAGTGGTGATCCCACGCCAGCGGTCCGGAGCCATTGCGGACCGAGGTGAATCGGCGGGAATCGCTCCCCACGATGGCCAGCGCCTCCTCGGCCGAGAGGAGGTAGCACCCTTCGATCTCGAACTCGGGGAGACAGAGTCGCTTGGCGTTCTGCAGGGTGGGTACACCATGGGTGGGTGGGTTGTCGTGCCATCCCGCCGACGCACGATGGGCGACATGGAGGGAAGGGCTCTCGCCCAGTTCGAGGACCACGCGATCAAAGCCCAGTGCTTGACGGATGCCCTCGCAGCAAGTGGTGAGGAGTTGGTCGGTGGATTCCTCTTTGCCGAAGTGATTGGACAACTTGAACAGCGCTTCGAGGGCGTGGGCATTCAGCCGGGCTTCGAGGGCTCGCAGGGCGCTTCGCACCCCAACTGACAGTGCGTCCACCAGCGCGACCGCCAGGGAGATTTGCTCAGGATCGGGTCGCAGTCCGGAGATGGGCTCATCGATCGCGACGAACCCCACCATCTTTTCGTGGTCATCGCGCAAGGGGATGAGGAACTGGTCCTCGGCCTGCCAATCACCAGGCTGCTCAGTGGACCGCTCCCGCACGACGATGGCGGTTCCTTCCCGAAGCCCGACATCAGGAAAGGAGCCGCTGGGGATGAAGAAGGCCCGACCCACATCGAATCTGGCCGCGAAATGGTCATCGATGTGCTCTCGCGAAAAAGTGATACCGGACAGTTGCGCAACGATCTCGGGGGGCCCGTGGATCGCCACGACCTGGTAGTCGTCCCAGGCGGGGCGGACGAGGTTGATCGCCACGGCCATGGAGTCGAGGACCGCGGCGAGGTCGCCCACGATTGCTTGCAGGGAAGCGGACAAGTCTCCCTCGAGCGCGTCTCCTGGGAGTTCCATGAGACCTCGGAGGGCGGTCATCGCCAATTTGACTTTGGTTTGCACTGTCGCCAATTCTAGGCAGGTTCGGGAACCCGTGGCGTCACTCAGAGGTCGGAGAAGATGAGCGGTATCGGTAGCGGCGGAAATGGGGGCGCCGGCCGGAACGAATCTTTGGGGCCATAGGTTGACACCGAGATCCGACAGGCGGGGCCGCCTTCGCTACAAGTCAGTCCGACCAGGTCGGGGATGGCGAACTCAAGGGCAAAGGTGCCACCGGCATTTACCCTCGTCAAGCCGTCGTCCACTCCGATTCCAACATTGCGGAATGTGACGGCGTCAGAGATCGAAAAGTCCACTAGCGCATCGGGCGGGAACCCCGCACCGCGCAGCAACGCTGTCTGACCGAGGATGACGCCCGTAGCGGGGTAGAGCTCAATGACCGGGAGGACCGGTGGTTGGCCCTCTCGGGAGAAGAGCAGGGTCGCCGGTGGCGGTGATGAGGAGCCCGGGATGGGGTCAGCCACGAGGACACATCTACTGATCGCGCAGTCGATGTAGGTGCCCGCCTGGGGGCCGGGGAGGAATCGCCATGCCGGAATATCGACCGAAATCCGCCCGTCGTCGTCTGCCCGAACGCCCCCTCCGCTGGCCGTGCCCGAGGTGGCATGGGCCAGCCCAGTCAAGCCGGCGGCCCAACAGGGGTCAGTACCCGTGGTGCATACCTGGAGGCCGACCACCGAGTTGGGTGGGTAGTGCGCCCCGCTGACCTGAACGGTCGCGTTGGTGGTTCCGCGAACGGGATCGAGCACCAGGGTGGGGACCTTCAGCTCTCCCCGGCCGGCGAAGGTAGTGGGTGCCAAGCCAGAGCGCTGGTTGTCGTTGATGGCGCCGATGCCCAGGAGGCATCGTCCCTTCGCCGCGCCGCAGTCGATGGTGCCGGTGGCGGGTGTGGTGAGAAAACGCTCGACCTCGTACGGGCTCCTCGCTACACCATCGGCGTCGGCCTCCACCACGGCCACTCTCGCTACGTTACAGGCGCGTTGACTGCTACTCGGGTTGGGCGACTCAGATTCGTTCACACATTGCACGACCCCCACCGGTTCTCCCGGTACGAAGCCAGCGGCGGAGACCGTGACAATCTCGGCGTCGCCAAGGAGGCCCGTCGGGGTGACCTCCACCGGCAGCGATGCCGAACGTGCGTGCCGGCTGGGGTCCACGCGGGTGAGAGTGCCCGGCACGAGGGCGGGCAGGGGGTTGCCCCGGGCGTCGACCTCGAGTGGTGAAGGGCCCGTATCGCCGCTAGTGGTCAATACCACGACCAATCCCACGGTCAATACCCCCACCACCGCCGCCAGGGCGGCGAGGCGTCGGGATGGCCGGCGGTGATCCGAGTCTGACGACCTCACGTCGTTCATCTACGTCGGGCTCGGGCCCAGGTGGAGTGCGATCAAGAATATCGCTGCCGCACGGCCCGCACGATGGTGTCGGCCTGGAGGTTTGGGAGGCCAGCGCCGCCGTCGACAATCAGGTTTTGGCCGGTGAGGTAGGCGGCGGCCGGCGAGCAGAGGAAGGCGATAACGTCGGCCACCTCGGGCGCCGACCCGATGCGCCCCAACGGGGTGCCCTGCTCGGCAATGGCGGTGAAGTGGGGGTCGTTGGTGATCACGGTGGTGAGGTTGGTGGCGATCATCCCGGGCGACACGCAGTTCACACGGATAGTGGGGGCGTACTCCATGGCGGCGGTGGCGGTCAGGTTCACCACGGCGGCTTTGGCGGCGCTGTAGGGCGCCTCCCCCTGCAGAGGACGGGTGGCATTGAGGCTGGCCACGGTGACGATGCTGCCGCCGCCACCGTTGAGCAGCAGGGGAATGGCCGCGCGCATGGTGTGGAAGGTGCCGTCGAGATTCACGCCTACCACCAGTCGCCATTCCTTGTCGGAGTAGAGGTGCAACGGCTTGTTCAGCCCGAACCCGGCGTTGGCCACCACGTCGGTGAGGCCGCCCATCGCTTCCGCCGCCGCCCCCATGGCGGCGGTGGTGGCATCCGGATCGGCAACGTCCACCTCCAACGCGAGGCCGCCCACCTCCTCGGCCACGGCGCGGGCGCTCGCCATGACACGGTCAAGTACGGCCACCGCCGCCCCTCGTTGAGAGAGGCAGCGGACCGTGGCGGCCCCGATTCCCGAACCCCCGCCGGTTACGACGGCGCAATGGCCTTGTAGGTCGCGCTCGCCGGTCATTGTCTCGGCTCCATCACCAGGGGGGCGGCCTTGATCCCGGAGATGATCGACGAACCACTGCGGCGCACCGGACCAGCGACGGTGAGGCGCTGCCAGCGTTGTACAACCCCCTCGAGGACGACGGAGAGTTCCAGGCGGGCCAGGGCGGCGCCGAGACAGAAGTGCGGGCCGTGGCCCAATGCCACGTGGTGATTGGGCGAGCGGCCCACATCGAAGGCACTGGCGGTGGGTCCGAACTCGGCCTCGTCACGGTTGGCCGAGGCGTAGATCAGCAGGAGGGGATCGCCGGCGGAGATCTCAACCCCACCGAGGACGCCGCTGGTTACGGCGGTGCGCAGGAAGGAGGTAACCGGCGTGGTCCAGCGCAGCACCTCCTCCACTGCGCTGGGCCGCAGGGCCGGGTCGGCCCGGAGCCGGTCGAGTTGTTCGGGGTAGTCGGCCAGGGCCACCAGTGCCCCCGAGATGGAGTTGCGGGTGGTTTCGTTACCCGCCACCAGCAACTGGATGAGAAACATGCCCAGCTCGCTGTCGCTGAGTTCCTCGCCATCTTCGGAGTAGCGGGCCAGCATGGATACGACGTCGTCTTGGGGGGTCGCCCGGCGTTGCGAGGCCAGTGCGAGCAACTCCACGGTCATCTCGCCGAGAAGCGCCATGCGCTCGTCGTCGGACCAGTCGGTGGCGCCAGGGATGGCGGCCTCGGACCACCGAAAAAGCCGGTCTTCGTCGCCGGGGGGGAGTCCGAGGAGGGTGGCGATGAGTTGGATCGGGAGCGGCACGGCCAGCTCGGCGGTGACGTCCACCACCGCTCCCTCGGCGGCCTTGATGGCCAACTCGTTCAGTAGGCGACTGGTGCGTTCCCGCACGAGGCCCTCCAGCGACCGCACCATGGCGTTGGTGAACCCAGGTCGAGCCAACTTCCGGTACCGGGTGTGCTCGGGGGGGTCGGCATGCATCATGGTGGGCGGACTGTCGTAGGAGACGCCGATCTCTTCCACCAGAATCCCTTTGCCCGAGCAGAATCGGCTCGGGTCGCTGGACGCTTCCGATACGTCGGCATGGCGCGTGACGGCCCAGAACCCCGCGGTGGCGTTCCAGGCCAGGGGGCATTCGCGGCGCAATCGCTGGAGGGTGGTGTGGAGGTCGCCGGCGTAGGTGGCCGGGTCGAGGAGCGCATCGGTGAGGGGTTCATGATCGCCGGGCATGGTTGGAACTTAGTGCGGCTATGTCGACTAGACCCCCGGGATGGCAAATCCCGAGCGCATGGTGGAGTTGGGCTGCTACGGCCTGGGCGGACACGTCGATGATCCGAGGGTGCTCCTCGATGAGGTTCGCGACGCCGAAGCGATCGGCCTTGGTTCGGTGTTCCTCTCGGAACGCTTCAACGTGAAGGAGGCGGCGACGCTGTGCGGAGCGGCCGCGGCGGTGAGCGACGAGGTTGGTATCGCCACCGGGGTGACCAACACCCCCACGCGCCACCCCCTGGTGACCGCCGCCTTTTGCACCACCATGCACCGGCTGAGCCGAGGTCGCTTCGCCCTGGGGATCGGACGGGGCATCGGTCCGCTACTCGACATCATGGGCATCCCGAAGATCACGATGGCCCAGATGGAGGACCACGTTGGTCTCTACCGACGGTTGTGGAAGGGCGAGGCGATTTTTGGTCACGACGGACCGGCGGGGAAGTACCCGCTGTTGTCGCTGGGCTCCGGATTCGACGAAGACATCCCGGTGCTGGCCGCCTGCCTCGGGTTCAAGACGATGCGGTGGGCGGGCCGCGTGCTCGATGGGGTGATTCTCCACACCTTCGTCACCGATGAGGCCCTGGCGCGCTGCGTGGCTGAGGTGCGCCGGGGCGCCGAGGAAGCGGGGCGGGATCCGGCGGCGGTGAAAGTATGGGCGATTCTCGCCACCCTTCACGAGCCCGACCACGAGCGTCTCCAGCGCGGCATGACCGGGCGGATGGCCACCTACTTCCAGGCCTACGGTGACGCGCTCGTCGCCATGAACGGCTGGGACCCAGCCCCGCTGGAACGCTTTCGGGCCGATGAGGTGGTGCGGTCGGTCCCGGGTGCCATCGATGCCGTCGCCACCCTCGATCAACTCGACCACATTCAGACACTCATCCCCCCGGAGTGGCTCCCCGCCGCGGTGGGTTCGGCCGAGCACTGCGCGTTGAGGGTGCTCGATCAGTTTGCGGCGGGGGCCGACGGGGTCATTCTCCATGGGTCCACCCCGGCCGAACTCGAACCGGTGGTCCGGGCCTACGCTGCCGTCCGCCCTGCCAGCCGGTTTGCGGGCCGAGCACCCAACCCGGGCCGCTAAGGGCGCCGTTACCCGGCGGCGGAGTGGCGATTTGTAAGGTGGGGGGATGTCAGAGTTGGGCCCGCCTCGCATCCGTATTGGCCGCTACAACATTGAGGCGGGTCCGGTGGCTCATCTCCAGGCGGAGCGCCAGCGGCTAGCGGGTCTGAGTTGGGAGCACTTCGACGCGGCTCCCCACGGCGCCACCATCGGAGCCACGCTCACTGGCGTGGATCTAGCCCAGGATCTGCCCGAGCCGGTAGTGGCCGAAGTGCGCCAGGCATTACTTGATTACAAGGTCGTGTTTTTTCGCGATCAGCACCTCAGCGCCGAACAGCACGTGGCCTTCGCCAGGCGGTTCGGC
Coding sequences within:
- a CDS encoding sensor domain-containing diguanylate cyclase, with product MQTKVKLAMTALRGLMELPGDALEGDLSASLQAIVGDLAAVLDSMAVAINLVRPAWDDYQVVAIHGPPEIVAQLSGITFSREHIDDHFAARFDVGRAFFIPSGSFPDVGLREGTAIVVRERSTEQPGDWQAEDQFLIPLRDDHEKMVGFVAIDEPISGLRPDPEQISLAVALVDALSVGVRSALRALEARLNAHALEALFKLSNHFGKEESTDQLLTTCCEGIRQALGFDRVVLELGESPSLHVAHRASAGWHDNPPTHGVPTLQNAKRLCLPEFEIEGCYLLSAEEALAIVGSDSRRFTSVRNGSGPLAWDHHWLLVPLTDTTGALLGWVWADDPVDHLIPSRAKLRILRTFSNQALVAVTGATHLDRLRTIASRDDLTGALNRRSFFEHLDHELMLAQESGELITLVLYDLDRFKLLNDTHGHPAGDDALRGFTSILTHNLRACDAVGRLGGDEFAISLVGSDHPSTQRVIERVATMLADDLPARSLLRASYGIAESPGDGTTSDELVAVADARLYQQKRLHQGAGGGKEI
- a CDS encoding SDR family oxidoreductase; this translates as MTGERDLQGHCAVVTGGGSGIGAATVRCLSQRGAAVAVLDRVMASARAVAEEVGGLALEVDVADPDATTAAMGAAAEAMGGLTDVVANAGFGLNKPLHLYSDKEWRLVVGVNLDGTFHTMRAAIPLLLNGGGGSIVTVASLNATRPLQGEAPYSAAKAAVVNLTATAAMEYAPTIRVNCVSPGMIATNLTTVITNDPHFTAIAEQGTPLGRIGSAPEVADVIAFLCSPAAAYLTGQNLIVDGGAGLPNLQADTIVRAVRQRYS
- a CDS encoding cytochrome P450 codes for the protein MPGDHEPLTDALLDPATYAGDLHTTLQRLRRECPLAWNATAGFWAVTRHADVSEASSDPSRFCSGKGILVEEIGVSYDSPPTMMHADPPEHTRYRKLARPGFTNAMVRSLEGLVRERTSRLLNELAIKAAEGAVVDVTAELAVPLPIQLIATLLGLPPGDEDRLFRWSEAAIPGATDWSDDERMALLGEMTVELLALASQRRATPQDDVVSMLARYSEDGEELSDSELGMFLIQLLVAGNETTRNSISGALVALADYPEQLDRLRADPALRPSAVEEVLRWTTPVTSFLRTAVTSGVLGGVEISAGDPLLLIYASANRDEAEFGPTASAFDVGRSPNHHVALGHGPHFCLGAALARLELSVVLEGVVQRWQRLTVAGPVRRSGSSIISGIKAAPLVMEPRQ
- a CDS encoding TIGR03857 family LLM class F420-dependent oxidoreductase yields the protein MANPERMVELGCYGLGGHVDDPRVLLDEVRDAEAIGLGSVFLSERFNVKEAATLCGAAAAVSDEVGIATGVTNTPTRHPLVTAAFCTTMHRLSRGRFALGIGRGIGPLLDIMGIPKITMAQMEDHVGLYRRLWKGEAIFGHDGPAGKYPLLSLGSGFDEDIPVLAACLGFKTMRWAGRVLDGVILHTFVTDEALARCVAEVRRGAEEAGRDPAAVKVWAILATLHEPDHERLQRGMTGRMATYFQAYGDALVAMNGWDPAPLERFRADEVVRSVPGAIDAVATLDQLDHIQTLIPPEWLPAAVGSAEHCALRVLDQFAAGADGVILHGSTPAELEPVVRAYAAVRPASRFAGRAPNPGR